One segment of Segatella copri DNA contains the following:
- a CDS encoding ATP-binding protein produces the protein MDITLVNYMKEQLRLVSLDFKRYMYDKLPWQARFVGLMGPRGVGKSTLILQHLKEMDADTQAKSLYISADHSYFTTHTLIDTADQFVREGGETLYIDEVHKYDSWSRELKQIYDSHPELKIFFTGSSMLDILDGEADLSRRVVLYEMQGMSFREYLEMFEGIKTPVMSLDDILRGNIEIKEVLHPIPLFNKYLKEGYYPFSKEGFFQQRLQQVIRLTMEVDIPQYANMSPATGKKLRRMLSIIAGNVPYKPEATGLANEIKVSRNDIPTYLLYMEKAGMIGQLRDETGGMRGLGKTEKVYLDNPNIIYALSGNNSNIGNVRETFFYNQTRVNQDVTSSKISDFTIGKYTFEIGGAKKSHKQVKDVENAYIVRDDIEYANGDILPLWSFGLLY, from the coding sequence ATGGATATTACACTCGTAAACTACATGAAAGAACAGCTGCGTCTAGTAAGTCTGGACTTTAAGCGCTATATGTATGACAAGCTTCCTTGGCAAGCGAGGTTCGTTGGACTCATGGGACCTAGAGGAGTAGGGAAATCAACTTTGATTCTTCAACATCTTAAAGAAATGGATGCTGATACTCAGGCAAAAAGTCTCTATATATCAGCAGATCATAGCTATTTCACAACCCACACACTAATTGATACAGCCGACCAATTTGTACGTGAAGGAGGTGAAACGCTTTATATAGATGAAGTACATAAATATGATTCATGGTCGAGGGAATTGAAGCAAATCTACGACTCCCACCCTGAACTCAAAATTTTCTTCACAGGATCTTCTATGCTTGATATTTTAGATGGAGAGGCAGATTTGAGCAGAAGAGTCGTATTATATGAGATGCAGGGTATGTCTTTTAGGGAATATCTGGAAATGTTCGAAGGTATCAAGACACCTGTCATGTCATTAGATGATATTCTGAGGGGAAATATTGAAATAAAAGAGGTGCTCCACCCTATTCCGCTCTTCAATAAATATCTGAAAGAAGGATACTATCCATTTTCCAAGGAAGGCTTCTTCCAGCAAAGACTACAGCAGGTAATACGTCTTACGATGGAAGTAGATATTCCACAATATGCCAACATGTCGCCAGCAACAGGCAAAAAACTCCGCCGCATGTTATCTATCATAGCAGGTAATGTGCCCTATAAGCCAGAAGCTACAGGATTGGCAAACGAAATTAAAGTGAGCCGCAATGATATTCCTACCTATCTACTATACATGGAAAAAGCGGGAATGATTGGTCAGTTACGTGACGAAACAGGCGGAATGAGAGGATTGGGAAAGACAGAGAAAGTTTATCTCGATAATCCGAATATCATATATGCACTTTCAGGCAATAATTCTAATATTGGTAATGTGAGAGAGACATTCTTCTACAACCAAACCAGAGTCAATCAGGATGTTACATCATCTAAGATTTCCGATTTTACAATAGGAAAGTATACATTTGAGATTGGGGGTGCCAAAAAGAGTCATAAGCAGGTGAAGGATGTAGAAAACGCTTATATTGTGCGTGACGATATAGAATATGCTAACGGTGACATATTACCACTATGGAGTTTTGGTCTTTTATATTGA
- a CDS encoding outer membrane beta-barrel protein, producing the protein MKKIMLSLAMALVSVCASAQVYIGGTAGISSNKIGDGDSKTAYALMPEIGYQFNNKWEAGLEIGIKKGDVCELRAVPEATTFIVAPYVRYTAVETKLVNLFVEGTIGYGSVSKGGGDSYEVGIKPGLAVKLSDHVNFITKVGFLGYRGYSPDHGDNWSTFGLNVDASNISFGAIYKF; encoded by the coding sequence ATGAAGAAGATTATGTTGAGCCTTGCTATGGCTCTCGTTTCAGTTTGCGCTAGCGCACAGGTTTACATCGGTGGTACAGCTGGTATTTCCAGCAACAAGATCGGTGATGGTGACAGCAAGACAGCTTACGCCTTGATGCCTGAGATTGGTTACCAGTTCAACAACAAATGGGAAGCAGGTCTCGAGATTGGTATCAAGAAGGGCGATGTTTGCGAACTCAGAGCAGTACCAGAAGCAACAACATTCATTGTAGCTCCTTACGTACGTTACACAGCCGTAGAAACCAAGTTGGTTAACCTCTTCGTTGAGGGTACAATCGGTTACGGCAGCGTCAGCAAGGGCGGTGGCGATTCTTACGAGGTAGGCATCAAGCCAGGTTTGGCTGTTAAGCTTTCAGACCACGTAAACTTCATCACAAAGGTAGGTTTCCTCGGTTACAGAGGTTATTCTCCTGACCATGGTGACAACTGGTCAACATTCGGACTTAACGTAGATGCGAGCAACATTTCATTTGGTGCTATCTACAAGTTCTAA
- a CDS encoding Tex family protein, translating into MNQFTKLIAAQLNLKEQAVENTLALLEEGCTIPFISRYRKEKTGNMDEVNIEAIAQANEKLSEMAKRKETILKTIEEQGKLSDELKKRIEQCWDATELEDIYLPYKPKRRTRAQIAREAGLEPLAQLLLFQRERNPEQAARKFVGDKVKDVEAALQGAKDIIAETVSENEQSRNQIRGEFRRGAIITSKVVAKKKDEEEAQRFSDYFDFSEPLKKCSSHRLLAMRRGEAAGFLRVSISADDEQCQDKLKRHYVHGFGECQTLVGEAVDDAFKRLLKPSIETEFAALSKQKADEEAIVVFAENLRQLLLAAPLGQKRVMAVDPGFANGCKTCCLDAQGNLIHHEIVYPHPPRNRKSEATAAIQRMVKMYQVEAMAVGNGTASRETSDWLHSIDFVHPVDIYVVSEDGASIYSASKIARDEFPDEDVTVRGAVSIGRRLMDPLAELVKIDPKSIGVGQYQHDVDQTQLKKSLDTVVMSCVNSVGVNLNTASQHLLTYVSGLGPTLAKNIVEYRRENGAFASRAQLKKVPRLGPSAFEQCAGFLRIPGAKNPLDNSAVHPERYALVEQMAKDQGVTVKQLVEDKALQKKIDIRKYVSAEVGMPTLTDIMAELDKPGLDPRGEVEKFEFDASIKEIEDLQVGMVVPGIVTNITKFGAFVDIGVHNDGLVHVSQMSNRYIQDPSEVVKLHEHVMVRVAEVDLKRKRIALSMKGVK; encoded by the coding sequence ATGAATCAATTTACAAAGCTGATAGCAGCCCAGCTCAATCTGAAGGAGCAGGCTGTAGAAAATACTCTGGCGCTGCTCGAAGAGGGCTGCACCATTCCGTTTATCTCGCGATACCGCAAGGAGAAAACCGGTAATATGGACGAGGTAAACATTGAAGCCATCGCACAGGCTAACGAGAAACTCTCTGAGATGGCGAAGAGAAAAGAGACTATCCTCAAAACCATCGAGGAACAGGGAAAACTCTCGGATGAACTGAAAAAACGTATCGAACAGTGCTGGGATGCCACCGAACTGGAAGATATCTATCTTCCTTATAAGCCTAAGCGCCGCACCCGTGCACAGATAGCACGTGAGGCAGGCTTGGAGCCTCTGGCACAACTGCTCCTCTTCCAGCGTGAGCGCAATCCGGAACAGGCTGCCAGGAAGTTTGTGGGCGATAAGGTGAAGGATGTGGAGGCTGCACTTCAGGGAGCCAAGGACATCATCGCCGAAACCGTAAGCGAAAATGAGCAGAGCCGCAATCAGATTCGCGGTGAGTTCAGACGCGGTGCCATCATCACTTCTAAGGTGGTAGCTAAGAAGAAGGATGAGGAAGAGGCGCAGCGCTTCTCCGACTATTTCGATTTCTCAGAACCATTGAAGAAATGTTCTTCGCACCGACTGCTGGCTATGCGTAGAGGCGAGGCGGCAGGATTCTTGCGTGTCAGCATCTCGGCTGATGATGAGCAGTGTCAGGATAAACTGAAGCGCCACTATGTACATGGTTTCGGTGAGTGCCAGACGCTGGTGGGTGAAGCGGTGGATGATGCCTTTAAGCGACTGCTGAAGCCTAGCATTGAAACCGAATTTGCTGCGCTCAGCAAGCAGAAGGCGGATGAGGAGGCTATTGTGGTCTTCGCCGAAAACCTGCGCCAGCTTCTGTTGGCGGCTCCTCTCGGACAGAAACGCGTGATGGCGGTTGACCCGGGTTTTGCCAATGGTTGCAAGACTTGCTGTCTCGATGCGCAGGGCAATCTGATTCATCATGAAATTGTTTATCCTCATCCTCCCCGCAACAGGAAGAGCGAGGCTACGGCTGCCATCCAGCGCATGGTAAAGATGTATCAGGTGGAGGCAATGGCTGTAGGTAACGGTACGGCAAGCCGCGAAACCAGCGACTGGCTGCATAGCATCGATTTCGTTCATCCGGTAGATATCTATGTGGTGAGCGAGGATGGTGCTTCTATCTATTCGGCTTCGAAGATTGCAAGAGATGAGTTCCCGGATGAGGATGTTACCGTGCGTGGTGCTGTGAGCATCGGACGAAGACTGATGGATCCGCTTGCTGAGTTGGTGAAGATTGATCCGAAGAGCATCGGTGTGGGACAGTATCAGCATGATGTGGATCAGACTCAGTTGAAGAAGAGTCTGGATACGGTGGTGATGAGTTGCGTGAACTCGGTGGGTGTCAACCTGAATACCGCATCGCAGCATCTGCTGACTTATGTGAGCGGTTTGGGACCTACGCTTGCCAAGAATATCGTGGAATATCGCCGCGAGAATGGAGCCTTCGCTTCCCGTGCCCAGTTGAAGAAGGTGCCACGTCTGGGTCCTTCGGCCTTTGAGCAGTGTGCCGGCTTCCTCCGCATTCCAGGCGCTAAGAATCCTTTGGATAACAGTGCCGTTCATCCGGAGCGCTATGCGCTGGTAGAGCAGATGGCGAAAGATCAGGGCGTAACGGTGAAGCAGCTGGTAGAAGACAAGGCGCTGCAGAAGAAGATTGATATCAGAAAATATGTGAGTGCCGAGGTGGGTATGCCTACTTTGACCGATATCATGGCTGAGCTTGACAAGCCGGGCTTGGATCCTCGTGGTGAGGTGGAGAAGTTTGAGTTTGATGCCAGCATTAAGGAGATAGAGGATTTGCAGGTGGGCATGGTTGTGCCGGGCATTGTTACCAACATTACCAAGTTTGGTGCCTTTGTAGATATAGGTGTCCACAACGATGGTCTGGTTCATGTATCTCAGATGTCAAACCGTTACATTCAGGATCCTTCTGAGGTGGTAAAACTTCATGAACATGTGATGGTGAGAGTGGCAGAAGTAGATTTGAAGCGCAAGCGCATCGCCTTGTCGATGAAGGGCGTGAAATAA
- a CDS encoding histidine-type phosphatase, whose amino-acid sequence MNTKNLLLLASLTLAMPLTAQTPQEDFKRDITLSGSNYVAYRGPQKQLTAAPKGYKPFYLSHYGRHGSRYMIGKQAYDVPYFSLLKAKQEGKLTAKGEETLAKVKMIREEAKGRDGELTPLGALQHQGITRRMMERFPEIFAGNTNIEARSTLVIRCILSMENGLQQMLRMNPKLHIFHDASEHDMYYMNQGDRYLDSLKNSVGIKVAQQEFAQKHVSYSRVMQELFNDPAWVKQNINQSDLNRRLYEMASSIQGTELRGKVSLYDLFTEEELYQNWLNANIWWQMAYGNSPYTGNVQPFSQRNLLRNIIQKADSCIALPHPGATLRYGHDTMVTPLTCLLDLNGYGEEIKDPEKIASQWWDYKITPMATNLQFVFYRNKANDVLVKVLLNEDEATLPIKSDVAPYYHWNDFKEYCLKKLAGYKR is encoded by the coding sequence ATGAATACAAAGAATCTATTATTGTTGGCATCTCTTACATTGGCGATGCCTCTGACAGCACAGACTCCGCAAGAGGATTTCAAGCGGGATATTACGCTTTCGGGTAGTAACTATGTAGCTTATCGTGGTCCGCAGAAGCAGTTGACTGCGGCGCCTAAGGGTTATAAGCCATTCTATCTGAGCCATTATGGTCGGCATGGTTCCCGCTATATGATTGGCAAGCAGGCTTATGATGTGCCTTATTTCTCTCTGCTCAAAGCGAAGCAGGAGGGAAAACTGACAGCTAAGGGCGAGGAAACGCTGGCTAAGGTGAAGATGATTCGTGAGGAGGCGAAGGGGCGCGATGGCGAACTGACTCCGCTCGGAGCTCTCCAGCATCAGGGTATTACCAGAAGAATGATGGAGCGATTCCCTGAGATTTTTGCCGGTAATACGAATATTGAGGCTCGAAGTACTTTGGTAATCCGATGCATCCTCTCTATGGAGAACGGTTTGCAGCAGATGCTTCGCATGAATCCGAAACTTCATATCTTTCATGATGCCAGCGAGCATGATATGTATTATATGAACCAGGGCGACAGATACCTGGATAGCTTGAAGAACAGCGTGGGTATCAAGGTGGCACAGCAGGAATTTGCACAGAAGCACGTTAGCTATAGCCGTGTGATGCAGGAACTGTTCAACGACCCTGCCTGGGTGAAGCAGAATATCAACCAGAGTGACCTGAACAGAAGACTCTATGAGATGGCAAGCTCAATCCAAGGCACGGAACTGAGAGGCAAGGTTTCGCTCTATGACCTCTTTACGGAGGAGGAACTGTATCAGAACTGGCTGAATGCCAACATCTGGTGGCAGATGGCTTATGGCAACTCGCCTTATACGGGCAATGTGCAGCCATTCTCCCAGCGCAATCTCTTGAGGAATATCATCCAGAAGGCAGATAGTTGCATCGCTCTTCCGCATCCGGGAGCTACATTGAGATATGGACACGATACGATGGTTACTCCGCTTACCTGTTTGCTGGATTTGAATGGATATGGCGAAGAGATTAAGGATCCGGAGAAGATTGCTTCTCAATGGTGGGATTATAAGATTACTCCGATGGCTACGAACCTGCAGTTTGTTTTTTATAGAAACAAGGCGAATGATGTGCTGGTGAAGGTGCTTTTGAATGAAGATGAGGCTACTTTGCCTATCAAGAGCGATGTGGCACCTTATTACCATTGGAATGACTTTAAGGAATACTGCCTGAAAAAGCTGGCGGGGTATAAAAGGTAA
- a CDS encoding DNA gyrase/topoisomerase IV subunit A, translated as MSDEIKDKNGLEEEKSPNLENSSAESEQDAAEDANEEISTEEHSDYKPVNRFDASAVHHLSGMYQNWFLDYASYVILERAVPHIEDGLKPVQRRILHSMKRMDDGRYNKVANIVGHTMQFHPHGDASIGDALVQMGQKDLLIDTQGNWGNILTGDRAAAPRYIEARLSKFALDVVFNPKTTDWQLSYDGRNKEPITLPAKFPLLLAQGAEGIAVGLSSKVLPHNFNEICDAAVHYLKGEPFQLYPDFPTGGAIDVSKYNDGQRGGALKVRAKIDKLDNKTLVISEIPFSKTTGSLIDSITKAVEKGKIKARKVDDVTSANVEILVHLAPGTSSDKTMDALYAFSDCEINISPNCCVIEDNKPVFLTISDVLRHSVDRTMGLLRKELMIRKGELEEQLFFSSLERIFIEERIYKERKFEQSKSQDEVVAFIDSKLEPFKDKLFTAEVDGKGMVEYAFHREITREDILKLLEIKMQRILKYNKDKADELLMKIKAELAEIENDLAHMTDVTINWFEYLKGKYGKNHPRKTEIRNFDTIEVTKVVEANQKLYINRQEGFVGTGLKKDEFVCNCSDLDDIIIFYKDGKFKVTRVADKIFVGKNILHVQVFKKNDKRTIYNCVYRDGKQGDYFIKRFNVTAMTRDKLYDITQGTPGSRVIYFTANPNGEAEIIKCTMEPDLTKKRQSIFLEKDFSDILIKGRAAKGNLLTKRPIRRIGLKSHGHSTLGGRKVWFDPDVNRINYDENGRFLGEFNDDDSILVVLDNGEFYITNFDVNNHYEDNIIRLEKWDEHKIWTAILYDADNQGYPYIKRFTMDATKRHQNFMGENPNCKLILLTDTVYPRIKVTYGGVDAIRPAEEIDAEQFIAQKSFKAKGKRLTTFKIDSIEELEPTRFPEPPSEDNDEEQDGSDSENEGENLDPDAGKSEQQVIDELTGQTNLFSEKDFEEDQKDKDWLSKQ; from the coding sequence ATGAGCGACGAAATTAAAGATAAAAACGGTCTTGAAGAGGAAAAATCGCCAAATTTGGAAAATTCTTCTGCAGAATCTGAACAGGATGCTGCAGAAGATGCCAACGAGGAGATTTCGACCGAAGAACATTCCGATTATAAGCCGGTGAACCGATTCGATGCTTCTGCTGTACATCACCTCAGCGGAATGTATCAGAACTGGTTCCTCGACTATGCATCGTATGTGATCCTCGAGCGTGCCGTTCCTCATATTGAGGATGGTTTAAAACCGGTACAGCGACGCATCCTCCACTCTATGAAGCGCATGGACGACGGAAGATACAACAAGGTTGCCAATATCGTGGGACATACCATGCAGTTTCACCCTCACGGTGATGCGTCTATCGGAGATGCTTTGGTACAGATGGGACAGAAAGACCTGCTCATCGATACGCAGGGTAACTGGGGAAACATTCTTACGGGCGACCGTGCCGCTGCTCCCCGATATATCGAGGCACGCCTCTCTAAGTTTGCTCTCGACGTGGTTTTCAATCCTAAAACTACCGACTGGCAACTCTCTTATGATGGCAGAAACAAGGAGCCTATCACGCTCCCTGCCAAATTCCCGCTGCTCCTGGCACAAGGTGCCGAGGGTATTGCCGTGGGATTGAGCAGTAAGGTTTTGCCACATAATTTCAATGAGATTTGCGATGCTGCCGTCCACTATCTCAAGGGCGAGCCATTCCAACTCTATCCCGACTTCCCTACAGGCGGTGCCATCGATGTAAGTAAATACAATGATGGACAGCGAGGTGGTGCATTGAAGGTAAGAGCCAAGATAGACAAGCTCGACAACAAGACACTCGTTATCAGCGAGATACCATTCAGTAAGACTACAGGCAGCCTCATCGATTCTATCACCAAAGCGGTAGAAAAGGGTAAGATTAAGGCACGCAAGGTAGACGATGTTACTTCGGCAAATGTTGAGATTCTTGTGCATCTTGCTCCGGGTACCTCATCAGACAAGACGATGGATGCACTCTACGCTTTCAGCGATTGCGAAATCAACATCTCGCCCAACTGCTGTGTCATCGAAGACAACAAGCCTGTATTCCTCACTATCAGCGATGTATTGCGCCACAGCGTAGACCGCACAATGGGATTGCTGCGCAAGGAACTGATGATCAGAAAGGGTGAATTGGAGGAGCAGCTCTTCTTCTCTTCTCTCGAACGGATTTTCATCGAGGAACGCATTTACAAGGAGCGAAAGTTTGAGCAGAGTAAGAGTCAGGATGAGGTTGTTGCTTTCATCGATTCAAAACTCGAACCATTCAAGGACAAACTCTTTACTGCCGAAGTAGACGGTAAGGGTATGGTAGAATATGCCTTCCATCGGGAAATTACCCGTGAGGACATTCTCAAACTCCTGGAAATCAAGATGCAGCGAATCCTTAAATATAATAAGGATAAGGCAGACGAACTGCTGATGAAGATTAAGGCTGAACTTGCTGAGATTGAGAACGACCTGGCTCACATGACCGATGTAACCATCAACTGGTTTGAATATCTCAAGGGCAAGTATGGAAAGAACCATCCTCGCAAAACAGAAATCAGAAACTTCGATACCATTGAGGTGACTAAGGTGGTAGAGGCTAACCAGAAACTCTATATCAACCGTCAGGAAGGCTTCGTTGGTACAGGTTTGAAGAAGGATGAATTCGTATGCAACTGCTCCGACCTCGATGACATCATCATCTTTTATAAGGATGGTAAGTTTAAAGTCACCAGGGTAGCCGACAAAATATTCGTTGGCAAGAATATCCTCCATGTACAGGTATTCAAGAAGAACGACAAGCGCACCATCTATAACTGTGTTTACCGCGACGGCAAGCAAGGCGATTACTTCATTAAGCGATTCAATGTAACCGCCATGACCCGCGACAAGTTGTATGACATCACCCAGGGTACACCTGGCAGCCGCGTCATCTACTTCACCGCCAATCCGAATGGAGAGGCAGAAATCATCAAGTGTACGATGGAGCCCGACCTGACGAAGAAGCGCCAGAGCATCTTCCTGGAGAAGGATTTCTCAGACATTCTGATCAAGGGACGTGCTGCCAAAGGTAATCTCCTGACCAAGCGCCCTATTCGCCGTATCGGTCTGAAGAGTCACGGCCACAGCACGTTAGGAGGCAGAAAGGTTTGGTTCGACCCAGACGTAAACCGCATCAACTACGATGAGAACGGCCGCTTCCTGGGCGAATTCAATGATGATGATTCAATCTTGGTTGTACTCGACAATGGTGAATTCTACATCACCAATTTCGATGTCAACAACCACTACGAGGACAACATCATCCGCTTAGAGAAATGGGATGAGCACAAGATCTGGACGGCTATCCTTTACGATGCCGACAATCAGGGATATCCATACATCAAGCGATTCACGATGGATGCCACCAAGCGCCATCAGAATTTCATGGGAGAGAACCCTAACTGCAAGCTCATCTTGCTTACCGATACGGTTTATCCACGCATCAAGGTTACTTATGGCGGTGTGGATGCCATCCGTCCTGCCGAAGAAATCGATGCCGAGCAGTTCATTGCGCAGAAGAGTTTCAAGGCAAAGGGTAAGCGCCTCACGACATTCAAGATTGACAGCATAGAAGAACTGGAACCAACCCGATTCCCAGAACCTCCTTCTGAGGATAATGATGAGGAACAGGATGGTTCTGACTCAGAGAACGAAGGTGAAAACCTAGATCCGGATGCTGGCAAAAGCGAGCAACAGGTGATTGACGAACTGACTGGTCAGACCAATCTCTTCTCTGAAAAAGATTTCGAAGAAGACCAGAAGGATAAAGACTGGTTATCGAAGCAATAA
- a CDS encoding glycine--tRNA ligase codes for MAQEDVFKKIVSHCKEYGFVFPSSEIYDGLAAVYDYGQNGVELKNNIKQYWWQSMVLLHENIVGLDAAIFMHPTVWKASGHVDAFNDPLIDNRDSKKRYRADVLIEDHMAKYEEKIAKEIAKAKKRFGDSFDEAQFRATNPRVLENQKKFDDLHARYTEAMQGPNLEMLKQIIEDEGIVCPISGTKNWTDVRQFNLMFSTQMGAASDATSKVYLRPETAQGIFVDYLSVQKTGRMKLPFGICQIGKAFRNEVVARQFVFRMREFEQMEMQFFCQPGTEMKWFEYWKKVRLAWHEALGMGNENYRYHDHEKLAHYANAATDIEFKMPFGFKEVEGIHSRTNFDLSQHEKYSGRSIKYFDPEKNESYVPYDVETSIGVDRMFLSVMCHSYCEEKLENGETRVVLRLPEALAPVKCAVFPLDKKYGLPELAHEIVDELKFHFNTHYGDPKDSIGKRYRRQDAIGTPFCITVDHNTPNDHKVTLRYRDTMEQERVAISDLRSIIEERVSITSVLKKLGKEIKNF; via the coding sequence ATGGCACAGGAAGATGTTTTTAAGAAAATTGTAAGCCATTGCAAGGAATATGGCTTCGTGTTCCCAAGTAGTGAAATTTATGATGGCTTGGCTGCCGTTTATGACTATGGTCAGAATGGTGTTGAGCTCAAAAACAATATTAAGCAGTACTGGTGGCAGAGTATGGTCTTGTTGCACGAGAACATTGTTGGTCTCGATGCTGCTATCTTCATGCACCCTACTGTATGGAAGGCATCTGGACACGTAGATGCTTTCAATGACCCATTGATTGATAACCGCGATTCAAAGAAGCGTTATCGTGCCGATGTGCTCATCGAGGATCACATGGCTAAGTATGAGGAGAAGATTGCCAAGGAGATTGCCAAGGCTAAGAAGCGTTTCGGCGATAGCTTTGATGAGGCTCAGTTCCGTGCAACTAATCCTCGCGTTCTGGAGAACCAGAAGAAGTTTGATGACCTCCATGCCCGCTATACTGAGGCTATGCAGGGTCCTAACCTGGAGATGCTGAAGCAGATTATCGAGGATGAGGGTATTGTTTGCCCTATCAGCGGTACCAAGAACTGGACTGATGTTCGTCAGTTCAACTTGATGTTCTCTACCCAGATGGGTGCTGCCAGCGATGCTACAAGCAAGGTATATCTCCGTCCTGAGACAGCTCAGGGTATCTTCGTAGATTACCTGAGTGTTCAGAAGACCGGCCGTATGAAGTTGCCATTTGGTATCTGCCAGATTGGTAAGGCTTTCCGTAACGAGGTTGTCGCCCGCCAGTTTGTATTCCGTATGCGTGAGTTCGAGCAGATGGAGATGCAGTTCTTCTGCCAGCCTGGTACTGAGATGAAGTGGTTTGAATATTGGAAGAAGGTTCGTCTGGCTTGGCACGAGGCTCTCGGTATGGGTAATGAGAACTATCGTTACCACGATCACGAGAAGCTGGCTCACTATGCCAATGCTGCTACCGACATCGAGTTCAAAATGCCATTCGGCTTCAAGGAGGTAGAGGGTATCCACAGCCGTACCAATTTCGACCTTTCTCAGCACGAGAAGTACAGCGGCCGTTCTATCAAGTACTTCGATCCAGAGAAGAACGAGAGCTATGTACCTTACGATGTAGAGACATCTATCGGTGTAGACCGTATGTTCCTCAGCGTAATGTGCCACTCTTACTGCGAGGAGAAGCTGGAGAATGGCGAGACACGTGTCGTTTTGCGTTTGCCAGAGGCATTGGCACCAGTGAAGTGTGCTGTGTTCCCATTGGATAAGAAGTATGGTTTGCCAGAGTTGGCTCACGAAATCGTTGACGAGCTGAAGTTCCACTTCAATACTCACTATGGCGATCCTAAGGATTCTATCGGTAAGCGTTATCGCCGTCAGGATGCTATCGGTACTCCATTCTGTATCACCGTAGACCACAATACTCCAAACGATCATAAGGTAACTCTGCGTTATCGTGATACCATGGAGCAGGAGCGCGTAGCTATCTCAGATCTTCGCAGCATCATTGAGGAGCGCGTAAGCATCACTAGCGTATTGAAGAAGCTTGGCAAGGAAATCAAGAACTTCTAA
- a CDS encoding FKBP-type peptidyl-prolyl cis-trans isomerase has product MNLKSLKYFFFLMMAVITLSSCSEDDATTDEYANWQERNDKAFADTLAYAKKQIAAGSTEWKVIPNYSLANQKPINGSQVVLKYKDTDYIVVHVLNKGNGNGSPLYTDSIQVSYRGRLIPTDSYATGYVFDQSFTGTYDETTALPIKAKTDKASSQSSGGWIDGFTTALMAMHPGDHWQVFMPADLAYGSSGNGSVPAYSMLRFEMVLKSYKRASGKKWITE; this is encoded by the coding sequence ATGAATCTTAAGAGTTTGAAATATTTCTTCTTCCTCATGATGGCAGTGATCACACTGTCATCATGTAGCGAAGATGATGCCACCACCGACGAGTATGCCAACTGGCAGGAGCGTAACGACAAGGCGTTCGCTGACACGCTGGCGTATGCCAAGAAACAGATTGCCGCTGGCAGTACCGAGTGGAAGGTGATACCCAACTATAGCCTTGCCAACCAGAAGCCAATCAATGGCAGCCAGGTGGTGCTCAAGTACAAGGACACCGACTATATCGTAGTGCATGTGCTCAACAAGGGCAATGGCAACGGGTCGCCCCTCTATACCGACTCCATCCAGGTGAGCTATCGTGGCAGGTTGATACCTACCGATTCTTATGCCACAGGTTATGTCTTTGACCAATCGTTCACCGGAACGTATGACGAGACGACGGCATTGCCTATAAAGGCAAAGACCGATAAGGCCTCAAGTCAAAGCTCTGGCGGGTGGATAGATGGTTTTACCACAGCGTTGATGGCGATGCACCCTGGCGACCATTGGCAGGTGTTCATGCCAGCCGACTTGGCTTATGGCTCCTCGGGGAATGGTAGTGTTCCTGCCTATTCAATGCTCCGTTTTGAGATGGTGCTCAAGAGTTATAAGAGAGCTTCTGGCAAGAAGTGGATTACTGAATAA